The following proteins come from a genomic window of Hydractinia symbiolongicarpus strain clone_291-10 chromosome 2, HSymV2.1, whole genome shotgun sequence:
- the LOC130629701 gene encoding uncharacterized protein LOC130629701 gives MATAVPPTGSSHHALITNNEYQIKLVTLLNECCDHLREILHDPARGNMPRDKKQLYLSLKQYKKHLNRLKRDQLEIVFPQDKETDSELFDITILCDVLINCCHGIQAPIGGWRTRKPQPNDFSVGADIIRIRNERNNVMHGRAMSSAQYNQLWNAIEGILRRLGYDITKIKDLKSGCLNDLDLFKIEIMKADTEILNFNVNNNKDSIQQNEDGIKQNQDDIKANKDNIQQNEDGIKQNQDDIKANKDSILQNKDGIKQNQDDIKANKDSIQQNEDGIKQNQDDIKANKDNIQQNEDGIKQNQDDIKANKDNILQNEDGIKQNQDDIKANKDSIQQNEDGIEQNQDDIKANKDSIQQNEDGIEQNQDDIKANKDSIQQNEDGIEQNQDDIKANKDNIQQNKDGIKQNQDDIKANKDSIQQNEDGIKQNQDDIKANKDNILQNEDGIKHNQGDIKANKDNILQNEDGIKHNQDDIKANEDNIQQNKDGITQNQDDIKANKDNIQQNKDGIKENKENYNRLAAEVEIVKQTISSSSCDQKSSQLEETIKEQPSYMLLKNFQGDFVIKFDDDCFNWSAQSIQTIITKNFTRQSKELNFGDDYFVEEKEGKLLLLIYNHKSINAESINGLSITLVDSESKTHLISIEDIALVRAHMCTTSYFDVRTHNSGRISEQIKCIVGAEREETKIEFICGGSLQTMEPKEYEAFERDYIQRYFTVNGKCMEEPLQIPPPMPKVTHSLFAQKIKDVIIELQHRLFTIFTHYNTKEHIRFLKLDKEFSLSLESTITDNKRILLVLPNYIVNIRYTETTDAVRIQDEVKAGEEDLKELSIITKKYLKKGHLTMVNVVAAPHFEDIENIHLCVDCNLLSKKTLAEDRNIMKFFLNILQSSQVQNNVKDNKERYINIVGKVICFMATRKALYSVPSLSKNVHEQISSLILSPQQLRHLYNNTLKKIIIGPLGSGKTVLALAHLEIAYERSENRSIIYYVIWDGNTLLKRDIVNHTKRFNYKAAVEVVVKDNVELAKDLKMNEVPTPYQLLESLVKKHVDQNLHLIIDELNGELFNKEESSLLKHYLETEDKLNKSFIIFFPQSIEKHRTLISHQRVTIHDKYKYEETGMEVLKLTRAMRTTRIIFQFLKAFENEVEQDKVTMKLFDQESKDGMSTKTNIEKILNFLSKIWKKQPQQRQEPQRRQQQQQQQQPPPPPPPPPPPPEQQQQGKTTSSNATPIIKGEEEVFETPVDIDVVAASMQDGDLSGNVRIDTSLKFNTAYSIGHNIEGTKPLLIHPGNTPTTDKEFIPMLALVLQDVCLHRATKRLFIYNTIPQKAIFHRLLRLLKIDFLHYDKYTDWKVLNCDDIIVKNPLQRQNYNLLTTIEGSRGVEAAECICIIKSNDCKLKHLTLEAMSRATQNLVLVSTSNVYQSGTVKSSTGHIISKLLTEHLVEYNLEVSNDEDTEIPFTKSMKSNNQIVFNIKPQYWKFKEMIKDLEHVGFQATDERLNAHEIVMKNLCPPGKVSNIICSYLSRKSCILRWQKDANKYTVRRQESKNSTWNNLATDISCNQYIVDDMAIGETCKFCVVAKNHLGVSDDSIVSYCHELPNVKGVQFEDIEKIIDTNDIKKLKKLLSIHPNIVHMRGEYEQTPLLWTVWKTNTSMVEILISYGSDVWAENRLKRNSYHLAATSGRHTILDMLCRHDVTNINRGNVVNRTPLHEAAINGNISCVDVLLRYENIDVTIEDYLGETAYDVAGAWKNEQNREIIRRKIKEYEDMTK, from the exons ATGGCAACGGCAGTACCTCCAACAGGATCTTCTCACCACGCATTGATCACTAACAATGAATATCAAATTAAATTGGTCACACTTCTCAATGAATGTTGTGACCACTTACGTGAAATTTTACATGATCCTGCCCGTGGCAACATGCCAAGGGATAAGAAACAATTATATCTGTCATTAAAACaatataagaaacatttaaaCCGTCTGAAAAGAGATCAGCTGGAAATCGTTTTTCCGCAAGATAAGGAAACAGATTCGGAATTGTTTGACATCACTATTTTATGTGACGTTCTAATTAATTGTTGTCACGGTATACAAGCACCAATTGGTGGGTGGAGGACCAGAAAACCGCAACCAAATGATTTCAGTGTCGGTGCTGACATCATTCGAATCAGAAATGAGCGCAATAATGTTATGCATGGAAGAGCAATGAGTTCAGCACAATATAATCAGCTATGGAATGCCATAGAAGGTATATTAAGAAGACTCGGATACGACATAACGaaaattaaagatttgaaaTCTGGTTGCTTGAATGACTTAGACTTATTTAAGATCGAAATTATGAAAGCAGAtactgaaattttaaatttcaatgttaacaataataaagacagtattcagcaaaacgaagatggcattaaacaaaatcaagatgacatcaaagcaaataaagataatattcagcaaaacgaagatggtattaaacaaaatcaagatgacatcaaagcaaataaagacagtattcTGCAAAAcaaagatggtattaaacaaaatcaagatgacatcaaagcaaataaagacagtattcagcaaaacgaagatggtattaaacaaaatcaagatgacatcaaagcaaataaagacaatattcagcaaaacgaagatggtattaaacaaaatcaagatgacatcaaagcaaataaagacaatattctgcaaaacgaagatggtattaaacaaaatcaagatgacatcaaagcaaataaagacagtattcagcaaaacgaagatggtattgaacaaaatcaagatgacatcaaagcaaataaagacagtattcagcaaaacgaagatggtattgaacaaaatcaagatgacatcaaagcaaataaagacagtattcagcaaaacgaagatggtattgaacaaaatcaagatgacatcaaagcaaataaagacaatattcagcaaaacaaagatggtattaaacaaaatcaagatgacatcaaagcaaataaagacagtattcagcaaaacgaagatggtattaaacaaaatcaagatgacatcaaagcaaataaagacaatattctgcaaaacgaagatggtattaaacatAATCAAGGTGAcattaaagcaaataaagacaatattctgcaaaacgaagatggtattaaacataatcaagatgacatcaaagcaaatgaagacaaTATTCAGCAAAACAAAGATGGTATtacacaaaatcaagatgacatcaaagcaaataaagacaatattcagcAAAACAAAGATGGTATTAAAGAGAATAAAGAGAATTATAATCGATTAGCAGCCGAAGTGGAAATAGTAAAGCAAACTATTTCTTCATCATCATGTGATCAGAAGAGTTCTCAGTTGGAAGAAACTATAAAAGAACAACCCAG TTATATGCTACTAAAAAATTTTCAAggagattttgtaataaaatttgaTGATGACTGCTTCAACTGGTCTGCACAAAGTATACAAACTATTATTACTAAAAATTTTACAAGACAATCAAAAGAACTTAATTTCGGCGACGATTATTTTgtagaagaaaaagaaggaaaactATTACTGCTTATTTACAATCACAAATCTATCAATGCTGAATCTATCAATGGGTTATCCATTACGTTAGTTGACAGTGAAAGTAAAACTCATTTGATTTCAATTGAAG atatTGCACTGGTCCGAGCACATATGTGTACAACCAGCTATTTTGATGTTAGAACCCACAACAGTGGAAGAATATCTGAACAGATAAAATGCATTGTAGGAGCAGAAAGAGAAgaaacaaaaattgaatttatatGTGGTGGTAGCCTGCAAACAATGGAACCTAAGGAGTACGAAGCATTTGAAAGAGATTACATCCAGCGTTATTTCACCGTCAATGGTAAATGCATGGAAGAACCACTACAAATTCCACCCCCAATGCCAAAAGTCACACATTCATTATTCGCACAAAAGATAAAGGATGTTATAATCGAATTACAACATCGTTTGTTTACAATATTTACTCATTATAACACGAAGGAACATATTCGATTTCTAAAACTGGATAAAGAATTTTCTTTGAGTTTGGAAAGCACAATTACTGATAACAAAAGAATTCTACTTGTGTTGCCAAATTATATCGTCAACATTAGATACACAGAAACAACCGACGCAGTAAGAATACAAGATGAAGTCAAAGCGGGCGAAGAAGACTTGAAGGAGCTATCTATCATcactaaaaaatatcttaaaaaaggTCACCTGACAATGGTTAATGTTGTAGCTGCACCACATTTCGAAGATATCGAAAATATCCACCTTTGTGTAGACTGCAACTTACTCTCCAAAAAAACTTTGGCTGAGGATAGAAATATAATGaagttctttttaaatattttgcaaagcTCACAAGTACAAAATAATGTTAAGGATAACAAGGAACGGTATATCAACATAGTTGGTAAAGTCATATGTTTTATGGCTACTAGAAAAGCACTCTATTCTGTTCCTTCACTCAGTAAAAACGTCCACGAACAAATAAGCTCGTTAATACTTTCTCCACAGCAACTCCGTCATTTATACAacaacactttaaaaaaaattataatcggTCCTCTAGGTAGTGGTAAGACAGTGCTAGCTTTAGCACATTTGGAAATAGCTTACGAGCGCTCTGAGAATAGATCGATCATATACTATGTTATTTGGGACGGCAACACATTGCTGAAACGGGATATTGTCAATCATACTAAAAGGTTTAATTACAAAGCCGCTGTCGAAGTTGTTGTAAAGGATAATGTCGAGTTAGCTAAGGATTTGAAAATGAATGAAGTGCCAACACCATACCAGCTATTAGAGTCATTGGTTAAGAAACATGTTGACCAAAACCTGCATCTGATAATTGATGAATTAAATGGAGAGTTATTTAACAAGGAAGAATCATCTTTGCTCAAACACTATCTGGAGACTGAAGACAAATTAAATAAATCCTTCATCATTTTTTTCCCACAATCCATTGAGAAACATAGAACATTAATTTCACACCAAAGAGTCACAATACATGACAAGTACAAGTATGAAGAAACAGGAATGGAAGTATTAAAACTTACCAGAGCAATGAGAACAACCCGGATAATCTTTCAGTTTTTAAAGGcttttgaaaatgaagtagaacAAGACAAGGTAACAATGAAGCTTTTCGATCAGGAATCAAAAGATGGAATGTCCACCAAAACAAATATCGAAAAAATACTGAATTTCCTTtccaaaatttggaaaaaacaaCCACAACAGCGGCAAGAGCCACAACGGCgacaacaacagcagcagcagcagcaaccaccaccaccaccaccaccaccaccaccaccaccagaacaacaacaacaaggaaAAACTACCAGTAGCAATGCCACGCCGATAATAAAAGGAGAAGAAGAAGTATTTGAAACACCAGTTGATATTGATGTCGTTGCAGCTTCCATGCAAGATGGGGATCTGTCGGGTAATGTTAGAATTGACacttcattaaaatttaatacagcGTATTCAATCGGTCATAATATCGAAGGAACAAAACCGTTATTGATACATCCGGGAAATACTCCAACAACAGACAAGGAGTTTATACCAATGTTAGCACTTGTTTTACAAGATGTATGTTTGCATCGTGCCACTAAACGTTTGTTCATCTATAACACAATACCTCAAAAAGCTATTTTTCATAGATTACTAAGATTATTAAAGATTGATTTTCTTCACTACGACAAGTACACTGACTGGAAAGTTTTAAATTGTGATGATATCATAGTTAAAAATCCCTTGCAGAGGCAAAATTATAACCTGCTCACTACTATTGAGGGAAGTCGTGGAGTTGAAGCAGCCGAATGCATCTGTATAATTAAAAGCAATGATTGCAAGTTAAAACATTTGACATTAGAAGCAATGTCCAGAGCGACACAAAATCTAGTCCTTGTTTCAACGTCCAACGTTTACCAATCAGGTACAGTAAAATCATCAACTGGTCATATCATCAGTAAACTGTTAACTGAACATCTGGTTGAATACAATCTAGAAGTCTCAAACGATGAAGATACGGAAATACCGTTCACAAAGTCTATGAAAAGTAACAATCAAatagtttttaacattaaaccacaatattggaAATTCAAAGAAATGATAAAAGATTTGGAACATGTTGGTTTTCAGGCAACGGATGAACGCCTAAATGCGCATGAGATCGTTATGAAAAa cCTTTGTCCTCCTGGAAAAGTGAGCAATATAATTTGCTCATATTTGTCACGTAAATCATGCATATTGAGATGGCAAAAGGACGCTAATAAATACACCGTTAGAAGacaagaaagtaaaaattcaACCTGGAATAACTTAGCAACTGACATTTCTTGCAATCAATACATCGTTGATGACATGGCAATTGGTGAAACGTGCAAGTTTTGTGTTGTTGCTAAAAATCATCTTGGTGTATCTGATGACAGCATTGTGTCTTATTGTCACGA acttCCAAACGTTAAGGGTGTCCAATTTGAAG